From one Salinibacterium hongtaonis genomic stretch:
- a CDS encoding LLM class flavin-dependent oxidoreductase produces MTSSAASAPLALSVLDLVPVRTNQTTSDAIAASVTLARTADRLGFRRYWLAEHHNMPAVASTNPAVLIGILAANTERIRVGSGGVMLPNHAPLVVAEQFAILEAAYPGRIDLGIGRAPGSDPVITSLLRSTGTTSDVDEFERNVLDIGALMDPTGASLRMRSGQLYSITATPHAVSVPELWLLGSSDYSAKLAARLGLPYVFAHHFSGQGTRGILDLYRTGFTPAAPEGEDSAERGLQHPRTFLTLNVSVAETAKEAQAAALPNLQRMAMLMTGSPLLPLSTIEEAAATEVTPAQQHIIDGMLERWVIGDPATVARRIRELAAEFAVDEVMLSVGMSAHAGDPAGATPLREGALQMLADELAPLA; encoded by the coding sequence ATGACCTCTTCAGCAGCCTCCGCCCCGCTCGCCCTCTCGGTGCTTGATCTTGTGCCCGTGCGCACCAACCAGACCACCTCCGACGCCATCGCCGCCAGCGTGACGCTCGCCCGCACAGCGGACCGGCTCGGTTTTCGCCGCTATTGGCTTGCGGAACATCACAATATGCCGGCGGTAGCCTCCACCAATCCGGCCGTGCTGATAGGAATCCTCGCCGCGAATACTGAGCGGATCAGGGTCGGCTCCGGCGGAGTCATGCTGCCGAACCACGCACCCCTCGTCGTGGCCGAGCAGTTCGCCATTCTCGAGGCGGCATACCCCGGCAGGATCGATCTCGGCATCGGGCGAGCCCCTGGTAGCGACCCGGTGATCACGTCGCTTCTGCGATCTACGGGCACAACGAGCGACGTCGACGAGTTTGAGCGCAATGTGCTCGATATCGGTGCGCTCATGGATCCGACCGGCGCTTCGCTGCGCATGCGATCGGGTCAGCTCTATTCGATAACCGCAACCCCTCATGCCGTTTCAGTGCCTGAGCTGTGGTTGCTCGGCTCGAGCGACTATTCGGCCAAGTTGGCCGCCCGCCTCGGCCTTCCCTATGTGTTCGCGCACCATTTTTCGGGTCAGGGCACTCGGGGGATCTTGGACCTCTACCGCACAGGATTCACCCCGGCTGCACCGGAGGGTGAGGACTCCGCCGAGCGCGGCTTGCAGCATCCGCGCACATTTCTCACTCTCAATGTGTCGGTCGCCGAGACAGCGAAAGAAGCGCAGGCAGCAGCGCTGCCCAATCTGCAACGCATGGCCATGCTCATGACGGGATCACCCCTGTTGCCCCTCTCGACCATCGAAGAGGCTGCAGCAACAGAAGTGACTCCGGCCCAGCAGCACATCATCGACGGAATGCTGGAGCGGTGGGTGATCGGAGACCCCGCGACCGTGGCTCGCCGTATCCGCGAGCTAGCGGCAGAATTCGCCGTCGACGAGGTCATGCTCTCGGTGGGAATGTCGGCGCATGCCGGCGACCCGGCCGGAGCGACGCCGCTGCGAGAGGGCGCTCTGCAGATGCTGGCAGACGAGCTCGCTCCTCTGGCGTAG
- a CDS encoding serine hydrolase domain-containing protein, translated as MPAVETRIRSVLDRFSERSDTGSITFALSTPHNGWSMLYESEKPEPPYFLGSATALYTAAMIMQLREEGALSLDDPVREILGDDVVASLHVFRETDYSEHITVRHLLSHTSGLSSYLTERRADGSSLMTDALARDRGWSIEQSLSAARSMRPKFAAGDPRRAHFSGTNYVLLGLVIEAVTKSTWSAAVVERVIGPLRLTGTWPFRVEDVDRYDSVSPLRFEGREVRLPFTLASLRAQGSIVSTAEDGLVFLRAFLSGGLFDAAYLLEMTSHWRRAANTLEAGIGIARFVVPRFQRPGPGPRVFIGHPGETGSALYCVPSHGLYISGSINQVADPSAVHQLITTLSSVLPPHDTRGMPAAIPSLS; from the coding sequence GTGCCCGCTGTCGAAACCCGAATTCGGTCGGTCCTCGACCGCTTTTCGGAGCGCTCCGACACGGGCTCGATCACGTTCGCTCTCTCGACCCCGCATAACGGGTGGAGCATGCTCTACGAGAGCGAGAAACCCGAACCCCCGTACTTTTTGGGGTCGGCAACCGCTCTCTACACTGCGGCGATGATCATGCAGCTCCGCGAAGAGGGCGCTCTCAGCCTCGACGACCCCGTGCGCGAGATTCTGGGCGACGACGTTGTGGCGAGCCTGCACGTGTTTCGCGAAACGGACTACTCCGAGCACATCACCGTGCGGCACCTGCTGAGCCACACATCGGGACTCAGCAGCTACCTCACTGAACGGCGAGCCGACGGCAGCAGCCTCATGACGGATGCGCTGGCGCGCGACCGCGGATGGAGCATCGAGCAATCGCTCTCGGCTGCGCGAAGCATGCGCCCAAAGTTCGCTGCAGGAGACCCGCGGCGCGCGCACTTTTCTGGCACGAACTATGTGCTCCTTGGGCTCGTAATCGAGGCTGTGACTAAGTCCACGTGGAGTGCCGCCGTAGTGGAACGCGTGATCGGCCCGCTAAGGCTTACGGGCACCTGGCCGTTCCGCGTTGAAGACGTCGATCGATACGACTCGGTCTCGCCGCTCCGTTTCGAGGGCCGGGAGGTGCGCCTACCGTTCACCCTCGCCTCCCTGCGCGCCCAGGGGAGCATCGTCTCCACGGCAGAGGACGGCCTGGTCTTTCTCAGGGCGTTTCTCTCGGGCGGCCTCTTTGACGCTGCCTACCTGCTGGAGATGACCTCGCACTGGAGGAGGGCTGCGAACACTCTCGAGGCGGGGATCGGCATCGCCCGGTTCGTTGTGCCGCGATTTCAGCGACCCGGCCCCGGCCCGCGTGTTTTCATTGGCCACCCCGGCGAGACAGGCAGCGCCCTCTACTGCGTGCCATCCCACGGCCTTTATATTTCGGGCAGCATCAACCAGGTGGCAGACCCGTCCGCTGTGCACCAACTCATCACGACGCTGTCGTCAGTTTTGCCGCCGCACGACACGAGGGGAATGCCTGCGGCCATCCCCTCGTTGTCATGA
- a CDS encoding NUDIX domain-containing protein: protein MTQVPSFRPQSSGDGWVEGRDGEKFWGLFGAAGLLVHDRDRGILMQHRSTWSHFGGTWGLPGGARHENETAYDAAVREAGEEADVPADAISPLFESVLDLGFWSYTTVAVETTRPFEPRISDPESLELRWIPVDELTGLALHPFFARSWPELRARL from the coding sequence ATGACTCAGGTGCCATCGTTTCGCCCCCAATCCTCTGGTGACGGATGGGTTGAAGGCCGCGATGGGGAGAAGTTCTGGGGACTCTTTGGTGCGGCAGGGCTGCTCGTACATGACCGCGACCGCGGCATTCTCATGCAGCACAGGTCAACCTGGAGCCACTTCGGCGGCACATGGGGCTTGCCGGGGGGTGCCAGGCATGAGAACGAGACGGCGTATGACGCTGCCGTGCGGGAGGCCGGCGAAGAGGCCGATGTCCCGGCCGACGCAATCTCGCCGCTCTTCGAGAGCGTTCTTGACCTGGGTTTCTGGTCGTACACAACCGTTGCTGTTGAGACTACGCGGCCGTTCGAGCCCCGCATCAGCGACCCCGAGAGCCTCGAGCTTCGGTGGATTCCCGTCGACGAGCTCACCGGCCTTGCGCTGCACCCGTTCTTCGCCCGGTCGTGGCCGGAGCTGCGCGCTCGGCTCTGA